In Metarhizium brunneum chromosome 3, complete sequence, a genomic segment contains:
- the Rrnad1_1 gene encoding Protein RRNAD1, with protein MVPRPLPYNGNYASADDYVSHLLHFVNTTDLFQILCGGTHILDFFTSSPGLFHTVLPEEWHPFLLQCDIMRLLDIFMRDDLDSLQLDGLPDMPDSLFQYIKSIRHLSLARDFSPPPHDLPVLPRTVKVGMKPKKLHEVRNFADYVHRLSQNIATSEANQISHFVDFGSGQNYLGRALASEPYNRRVVAVEGRENNVSAARGLDITSGLATKEKVMRNKKLWNKILEAGGPHPHENPDVFRQVAGSEAFDFRPREQLKSECTVEHGKGHVQYVSGRLDSGDLSEVIAKIDNTSLAEEKPKLMAMSIHSCGNLSHYAIRSLILNPDIRAIAIVGCCYNLMTERLGPPTYKHAYLRPTLQALNGRVGRESFRFDPQGFPMSQKFCTYDDDGVRLNVTARMMACQAPQNWDRLDSEAFFSRHFFRAVLQKIFLDRGVVKQIHHVPEDTDGQAARRPGPFDVSTQPVTVGGLPKKCYSSLRAYVRGTIDKLTTSTEYRQYADVMNDKMADITDEEIDKYEAEYLPRKKELCVTWSLMAFSAMVVESMIVVDRWMFLKEQAEVGDAWVETVFDYGISPRNLVVVGVKKDQ; from the coding sequence ATGGTGCCCAGACCCCTCCCCTACAATGGCAATTATGCCTCAGCTGACGACTACGTCTCTCATCTCCTTCACTTTGTCAACACTACCGACCTTTTCCAAATCCTTTGCGGCGGCACTCACATCCTCGACTTCTTCACCTCCTCGCCAGGTCTCTTTCACACCGTCCTACCCGAGGAGTGGCATCCTTTTCTCTTACAATGCGACATCATGCGCCTCCTCGATATCTTCATGAGAGATGATCTCGACAGCCTCCAACTGGATGGTCTGCCCGACATGCCGGACAGCTTGTTCCAGTACATCAAGTCAATCAGGCATCTATCACTTGCAAGAGACTTTTCTCCCCCACCGCACGATTTACCCGTCCTACCGCGAACAGTCAAGGTAGGCATGAAGCCTAAAAAGCTTCACGAGGTCAGGAACTTTGCCGACTATGTGCATCGCCTATCGCAGAATATTGCTACCTCGGAGGCGAATCAAATAAGCCACTTTGTAGACTTTGGTAGTGGCCAGAACTATCTTGGCCGCGCACTGGCAAGCGAGCCTTACAATCGACGAGTCGTCGCGGTCGAAGGCCGTGAGAATAATGTCAGTGCGGCAAGAGGCCTCGACATCACCTCTGGCCTGGCAACCAAAGAAAAGGTCATGAGGAATAAGAAGCTATGGAATAAGATTCTCGAAGCGGGTGGGCCGCATCCTCATGAGAATCCAGACGTCTTCAGACAAGTCGCCGGCTCAGAAGCGTTTGACTTTCGACCCCGGGAGCAGTTAAAGTCTGAATGTACCGTGGAACACGGCAAGGGTCATGTACAATACGTCTCCGGACGTCTGGACAGCGGCGACTTGTCTGAAGTCAttgccaagattgacaaTACCTCGCTCGCCGAAGAAAAGCCCAAGCTAATGGCCATGTCCATACATTCCTGCGGCAACCTCTCTCACTACGCCATTCGCTCACTCATCCTCAACCCAGACATTcgcgccattgccattgtagGATGCTGCTACAATCTCATGACGGAAAGACTCGGCCCACCAACATACAAGCACGCCTATCTGCGTCCAACCCTGCAAGCACTCAACGGCCGCGTCGGCAGGGAATCCTTCAGATTCGATCCGCAGGGCTTCCCCATGTCCCAGAAATTCTGCAcctacgacgacgacggggtcCGGCTCAATGTCACTGCTCGGATGATGGCTTGCCAAGCGCCCCAGAACTGGGACAGACTGGATAGTGAGGCCTTTTTCTCGCGACATTTTTTCCGAGCAGTTCTCCAAAAGATCTTTTTGGACAGAGGCGTTGTCAAGCAGATACACCATGTGCCGGAGGACACAGACGGGCAAGCAGCCAGGAGGCCGGGCCCGTTTGACGTCAGCACACAACCTGTTACCGTCGGGGGTCTACCAAAGAAGTGCTATTCCTCGCTACGAGCCTACGTTCGGGGAACAATCGACAAGTTGACAACGAGCACCGAGTATAGGCAGTACGCAGACGTGATGAATGACAAGATGGCCGACATTACGGACGAGGAGATTGACAAGTATGAAGCCGAGTACCTGCCGAGGAAAAAGGAGCTGTGTGTGACTTGGAGTCTGATGGCGTTTAGTGCCATGGTCGTGGAGTCGATGATTGTGGTGGACAGGTGGATGTTTTTGAAGGAGCAAGCCGAAGTTGGCGACGCGTGGGTTGAGACGGTGTTTGACTATGGAATAAGCCCGCGCAacttggtggtggttggagTGAAAAAGGATCAATGA
- the atnC_4 gene encoding MFS efflux pump atnC yields the protein MSEVELESEMEWEEDAPFLTHDEREQADAGIEPETTPTHEQPDEPLPTRPLIRAAPWQAKTPGTIVFLAAVMKFCITSSGMLLLIPVYRLIEDALCHVHYEDDSYDIIDEMKCKVDDVQSQLASLIGWCGLFNSVMTLLVTFPYGMLADRIGRKPTAVLAYVGLAISFSFTPLMFGVFQDTLRRNPYIIMTGSLWALLGGGVPVLLNTLYAVAADVSTEQQKAASFLYLTFGATLGGLIGPLLAGVLMTNFGPWVPVYVALTVTPFMLCIFFFIPETLNVETRAKRNKDQTFAQAFKEHVGKGLDDLMHSVDMIKNINIPLLLLTFFFQSARFAAYTSVLAQYISKHFGWKLAETSLLLSPLGVLNLIILVALPKVSEILVSRRFKFTVFGKDLFLTQVSTFLIILGALIEAFSQNVILFLFGLFIGTFGAADSPLARATVSHYVDAKSISKLYALIGMMEVSGSFIAGPVLAKLFNIGLERRGIFIGLPWFYMAFLCGIAFMALLFVRPPPGNKSAGDETFCREPGVVNESATEDPLCPE from the exons ATGTCCGAGGTCGAGCTTGAATCAGAAATGGAGTGGGAAGAGGACGCTCCGTTCCTCACCCATGATGAACGGGAGCAAGCAGATGCTGGCATTGAGCCAGAAACAACGCCCACTCATGAACAACCCGATGAGCCGTTACCAACGAGACCTCTTATCAGGGCTGCGCCATGGCAAGCCAAGACACCCGGAACCATTGTGTTTCTTGCCGCTGTTATGAAGTTTTGTATCACATCCAGTGGCATGCTGCTTCTTATCCCCGTATATCGACTGATTGAAGATGCGCTGTGTCATGTACATTATGAGGACGACTCATACGATATTATTGACGAGATGAAATGCAAAGTAGATGACGTGCAGTCCCAGCTGGCGTCTCTGATCGGGTGGTGCGGCTTGTTTAATTCCGTCATGA CATTGCTGGTCACTTTCCCTTACGGCATGTTGGCTGACCGTATCGGCCGCAAGCCCACGGCTGTCCTTGCTTATGTTGGTCTTGCCATTTCATTCAGTTTCACGCCGCTCATGTTTGGCGTATTCCAAGACACCCTTCGTCGAAATCCGTATATTATCATGACGGGTTCGCTCTGGGCGTTGCTAGGCGGCGGTGTACCGGTCTTGCTCAATACCTTGTACGCTGTTGCTGCCGATGTCAGCACCGAGCAACAAAA GGCGGCTAGCTTCTTATATCTCACCTTTGGGGCTACTCTTGGCGGCCTCATCGGCCCTCTACTTGCTGGTGTTTTAATGACCAACTTCGGGCCGTGGGTGCCAGTCTACGTTGCCTTGACTGTCACGCCATTTATGCTTTGCATCTTCTTTTTCATCCCAGAGACCTTGAATGTGGAGACGAGAGCAAAGAGGAACAAGGACCAAACATTCGCCCAAGCCTTCAAAGAGCATGTCGGCAAGGGTCTGGATGATCTGATGCACTCTGTGGACATGATTAAGAATATCAACATACCCCTTTTACTGCTCACCTTCTTCTTTCAGTCGGCCAGATTCGCGGCATATACTTCGGTATTGGCGCAGTATATTAGCAAACACTTTGGATGGAAGCTTGCAGAGACAAGTTTGCTCTTGTCACCGCTGGGCGTCCTCAACCTCATTATTCTGGTCGCATTACCCAAGGTCTCGGAGATTCTGGTGTCACGTCGATTCAAGTTCACAGTATTCGGGAAAGACTTGTTCCTCACCCAAGTATCGACGTTTCTCATTATTCTTGGCGCCCTCATCGAAGCCTTTAGCCAAAATGTaatcctctttcttttcggATTGTTCATTGGGACATTTGGTGCTGCCGATAGCCCACTCGCTCGAGCCACGGTGTCGCACTATGTTGATGCCAAGTCTATCTCGAAACTGTACGCCCTCATTGGAATGATGGAAGTATCGGGTTCATTCATTGCCGGCCCGGTGCTGGCGAAGCTGTTTAATATCGGGCTAGAACGCAGGGGTATTTTTATCGGCCTGCCTTGGTTCTATATGGCGTTCTTGTGCGGTATTGCATTCATGGCGCTGCTATTTGTCCGACCGCCTCCCGGTAACAAGAGTGCAGGTGATGAAACCTTTTGTCGCGAACCTGGAGTTGTGAATGAATCGGCGACGGAAGACCCGTTGTGTCCGGAGTGA
- the cdt2 gene encoding Cell division cycle protein cdt2, producing the protein MSSSPANPFLSPTRTGRRKERRNPSVTPRRFGRFFTPRSNLPPESRAALRSLDASATNCQLISPQSLASDVLSSDPICPSSPTEALGQVDGAGEKRKRLDHCQVVRKRRRGLIDEDSTPPPLQFPGRSFHMSRDGDVQMVEARSDTREGLDDRRRATLSHFFKASRSGSITGTEEKPFPAAPCIQSSEPRTNLTLEGYRPKPIRKFRGRGFEAQLLDREHGFASHSGKQYLNFPAGDPRALTAPFYSKSYDTHHCTSYTSQGNTIPFSLASCHNAPVTVIGDEQGFVRLFNTTTADGPVDSKVDAHIKVHDNAIMDLDLSTDDFRLATACGDRTGKIVDVVTQSVAVELAGGHWDSLRQVAFQPGTANGTALATSDRAGRVQIWDLRCSQVPIHCFSTANPNGTGNRDTTLDPITARTINTIDNAHERRVQGITSVASVTAIQWLPPGREHLLLTASEANASIKLWDTRYIKPRRQNEETPLAITPQPMSHAWRSYGITSLALSTDASRLYAVCKDSTVYAYSTTHLMLGHAPELDNFAPKRRPTGTEGLGPLYGLKHDQFRASSFYVKCALRHRTPMNNYQHELLAVGSTDSCAVLFPTDEGYLYSSCAKHAHDLERSTSTSALTPLQSFSANTPASAGTGPSSSPIPIFRVGTPLVRGHSREVTNLNWSHDGKLVTASDDYFVRQWQANEAEARHLRQVGEFGGERHMAGWAEVGPTWDDDEA; encoded by the exons ATGAGCTCTTCTCCGGCAAACCCTTTTCTATCACCAACCAGAACGGGTCGTCGCAAGGAGAGACGGAATCCGTCCGTCACACCTAGAAGGTTTGGCCGCTTCTTCACGCCTCGATCAAACTTGCCACCCGAAAGCCGAGCTGCTCTACGAAGTCTTGATGCATCCGCTACCAACTGTCAACTTATTTCACCCCAATCACTCGCCAGTGATGTCCTCAGCTCGGACCCTATATGTCCTTCGTCACCAACTGAGGCTTTGGGGCAAGTGGATGGCGCaggagagaaaagaaaacgacTTGATCACTGTCAAGTTGTCCGAAAACGGCGACGGGGCTTGATTGATGAGGACTCGACTCCTCCACCACTCCAATTTCCAGGAAGAAGCTTCCACATGTCACGGGATGGCGATGTGCAAATGGTAGAAGCTCGTTCAGATACAAGAGAAGGCTTAGATGACAGGCGGCGAGCCACTTTG AGTCACTTCTTTAAAGCTAGTCGCAGTGGAAGTATCACCGGCACGGAAGAAAAGCCATTTCCTGCTGCCCCTTGCATTCAATCGTCTGAACCGAGAACAAACCTG ACACTCGAAGGCTATCGACCAAAGCCCATTCGCAAATTTCGAGGCCGTGGGTTTGAAGCTCAGCTACTGGACCGAGAGCACGGATTTGCTTCTCACTCTGGCAAGCAATATCTCAACTTTCCGGCTGGCGACCCTAGGGCACTCACGGCTCCCTTTTATAGCAAAAGTTATGACACGCACCACTGTACCTCATATACTAGTCAAGGAAATACGATCCCCTTTAGCCTTGCAAGCTGTCACAATGCTCCTGTGACCGTCATTGGCGATGAGCAAGGCTTTGTGCGGCTGTTCAATACCACTACTGCTGATGGGCCTGTCGACTCCAAGGTAGATGCCCATATCAAAGTCCACGATAATGCAATTATGGATTTGGACTTGTCCACGGATGATTTCCGACTGGCAACAGCTTGTGGAGATCGGACCGGCAAAATCGTCGACGTGGTCACACAGTCCGTCGCAGTTGAACTGGCCGGTGGACACTGGGATTCCCTCCGACAAGTTGCCTTCCAGCCCGGCACCGCCAACGGCACCGCTCTCGCTACATCAGATCGAGCTGGCCGTGTCCAAATATGGGATTTGCGTTGTTCGCAAGTACCAATACATTGCTTCTCAACAGCCAACCCCAACGGCACCGGTAACCGTGACACCACCCTCGACCCCATCACTGCTAGAACAATCAACACCATCGACAATGCCCACGAACGCAGAGTACAGGGCATAACATCTGTAGCCTCCGTCACCGCCATACAATGGCTCCCCCCCGGCAGGGAACACCTCCTCCTCACTGCCTCCGAGGCCAATGCCTCCATCAAACTCTGGGACACGCGATACATCAAGCCGCGCCGTCAAAATGAGGAGACACCCCTCGCCATAACGCCGCAGCCCATGTCCCACGCATGGCGGTCCTACGGCATCACATCCCTGGCCCTCAGCACCGACGCCTCCCGCCTTTATGCCGTCTGCAAAGACAGCACCGTATACGCATACTCTACAACACACTTGATGCTCGGTCACGCCCCTGAACTTGACAATTTTGCACCCAAACGCAGGCCGACCGGGACAGAGGGGCTGGGCCCTCTGTACGGCTTGAAGCACGACCAGTTCCGGGCCTCGTCCTTTTACGTCAAGTGTGCCCTGCGTCACCGCACCCCCATGAACAACTACCAGCATGAACTCCTGGCCGTCGGCAGCACCGACAGCTGCGCGGTGCTCTTCCCCACCGACGAGGGCTACCTGTACTCGAGCTGCGCTAAACACGCACATGACCTCGAGAGAAGCACGAGTACCAGCGCGCTTACACCCTTGCAATCCTTCTCCGCAAACacgccggcgtcggcgggCACGgggccgtcatcatcgcctaTTCCTATCTTTCGCGTGGGCACGCCCCTAGTGCGCGGGCATTCCCGTGAGGTGACGAACCTGAACTGGTCGCACGACGGGAAGCTGGTGACCGCCTCGGACGACTACTTTGTTCGGCAGTGGCAGGCGAATGAGGCTGAGGCAAGACATCTCAGGCAGGTGGGTGAGTTTGGGGGCGAGCGACACATGGCTGGATGGGCGGAGGTAGGACCTACTTgggacgatgatgaagcaTAA